In Leptotrichia sp. oral taxon 221, the DNA window TGTCTTTTTACTGCTAAAATGATATTATTTACTTAACAATTTTAAAAAAAGTTAAGGAGAATAATTATGTTGTATCCAATGCGTTTTAAAAAAGTTTTTATTGAAAAAGTTTGGGGCGGTCGTGCGTTTGAGGAAAAATTAAATATGCAATTGCCTAAAGATAAAAATATCGGAGAATCTTGGGAAGTTTCAGCACATCCAAATGGAATGGGAATTGTTGAAAATGGGCCTCTTGCGGGAAAAACTTTACAAGAAATTTATTCCGAATACAAAGATAAATTAGTTGGTGAAAAACCTTACCAAAATTACAAAGATAGATTTCCATTATTGATAAAATATTTAGATGTTAATGATCGACTTTCTATTCAAGTTCATCCTAGTGATGAAGTTGCGTTAAAAAAACATAATGAATTAGGAAAGAGTGAATCTTGGTTTATTATGGAAGCTAGTGATGATGCTACTTTGATTATGGGTATGAAAGAAGGCGTTACGAAAGAGGAATTTTTGAGAAAAACAAAAGAAAATAATTTTGAGGGATTATTTAATGAAATTACTGTGAAAAAGGGCGATTTAATTGATATTGTGCCTGGAATGGTTCATGCTTCTTTGAAGGGAAGTGTAATTTTTGCTGAAATTCAGGAAAATTCTGATATAACTTATAGAATTTATGATTTTGATAGAATTCAAAATGGTAAAAAAAGAGAATTGCATTTGGATGATGCCGCAGAAGTTATTGATTTTAATCAAAAACCTATAATTACTCATACAAATTTCGTTGGTAATGAAACTAGAAAAACGATTATTAGGAAAAAATATTATTCGATTGATAGAATTAAAGTTTCTGGAAATTTTGATGATGTTTGTCATGAGAGTATGATTATTTACTCTATTTTAGAGGGGAAAGGTACTATTTCTCATAAAAATGAAAATGGGGAAATTATTTCGCTTGAAATTCAAAAGGGAGAAAGTTTGTTAGTGCCTGTAAATATTGAGGTTAAATTGAATGGAGAATTGGAGATTTTGAGAACTATTATTGAATAAAACTCTACAAAAAATGAAAGGTGTGATATTATGAAATACAACTTTGATGAAATTATTGATAGAAAAAATAATCATTCTGTTAAATATAATGAATTGGCTAGATTTGGATTTGAGCATAGGAAAGAGCCTGAAGACTTCATTCCTTTGTGGATTGCGGATATGGATTTTAAAACTGCTCAACCCATTATTGATGCACTTGAAAAAAAGGCTCAGCACGGAATTTTTGGGTATGTTTATCGTCCTGATGAATATTTTGAATCTTTTATTAACTGGCAAAAGAAAAGATTTGGATGGGAGCCTAGAAAAGAGCTTTTGAGCTTTAGTATTGGTGTTGTGCCCACGCTTGGATCGTTGATAAAATTATTTTCTAAAGAAGGGGATACTATTTTGATTCAGCCCCCTGTTTATTCGGAATTTTACGATATTAGTACTGACAACAAAAGAATTATTTTAGAAAATAAATTTAAAGAAAAAAATGGAGTTTTCACTGTTGATTTGGAAGATTTGGAAGAAAAATTGAAGCAACATCCAAAATTATTTATCTTTTGTAATCCGCATAATCCTTTGGGACATGTTTGGAGTCGTGAAGAATTGAAAGCGATTGGAAATTTGTGTATAAAATATAATGTACCTGTTATTTCTGATGAAATTCACGCTGATTTGACTCTTTGGGGAAACCAACATATTCCAATGGCAAGTGTTTCAGAGGAAATTAGACAAAATACGATAACTTGTACTGCTACTGGGAAAGCCTTTAATTTAGCTGGTTTACAATCTGCAACAATTGTATTCAATAATATCGAAAATAAAACGAGATTTGATAGATTTTGGAAAGATTTGGAAGTTCACAGAAATAATCCTTTTAATTTGGTTGCAACTATTGCTGCTTATACAGAAGGTGAAGATTATTTAATTCAATTAATCGACTATTTGGAAAAAAATATTCTTTTCTTAAATGATTTTATGAAAAAAAATATTCCGTTAATTAAGCCTAATGTTCCACAAGCTACTTACTTAGTTTGGCTAGATTGCCGTGAATTGATGGAAAAATATAATTTGAATCAAGATGAATTGGAAAAATTTATTTATCAAAAGGCAAAAATAGGATTAAATTCTTGTCGTGCATTTAATCATGGTTCGAATGGATTTATGCGTATTAACACTGCTTGTCCGAGAAGTGTATTGGAAAGAGCGTTAAAACAATTGGAAACAGCTTGTAATGAGTTAGAAAGTAAATAATCTCAAAATAATTTTTATTATAAAGTAAATTGAGAGTGTCCAGAATTTTGTGTAAACTAATAGATAAATCTAGTAAATTCAGTACTTTGCTATTCTATTTACGACAAAAATTTTACACTCTCTATAAATTTAGAAGATTTTTAAAAATTAAAAATTTATTGAGAGTGTCATTTTCAGGACACTCTCTTTTAATTTCGTTGTCAATTTCCTTTTTAGCCATAATAAAAACCTCCAAATGATATATAGTTTTTTTACTACATATTATTTAGAGGTTTACACAAAAATTTTTACATATCTCTACAATTTCTTTAAAAAAATTTCTTAAAATAAATCATTTGATAAATTGAATGACATTATTTTCATTAGATCTTTATTCTTTTTAAAATCCATTTGCGGAACCCATTCTCCATCAACTTTTTCAAAATAAATTTTCATATTTTCTTGAGTGTATTTTAAATCTTTTCTATCTAAAATTTTACTAAACTCTTTAACTGTCGTATCCATAATATTCCCAAAAACATCTTTTAGTTTTGTATTTTTATCTAAATTTCCAAATTTTGATTCAAAAGACTTTTCAATTTCACCACTATAGGAATTAAAATCAGGCATTTTCACAAATACTTCCACAATACCTTCATTCCCTTTTTGAGTAACTTTTGTTATATTATAACTCATTTTATCATATGCTTTCTTGTAAAAATTTTTCAAATCACTATTTTGATCTAATTGTAATAATGCTGGTGACATCTCTTTAACAAAACCTCTTAACTCCTTCGGCATTTCATTTATTGCTTCATCAATATCACTCTGAGTTAACTTATCTGTATCGTCTATTCCTTTTTCTGATTTTAAATCTTGCATAAATCTATCGAAACTAGCTCTAATCTCATTTTCTGCACTACTCTTTTTAGCCGAAAAACTTAACATCGCAACCATTAGAAATAGTGAAACTACAATTTTTTTCATAAATTTTCTCCTTTTTATTCTATATTTATTTTCCAAAATTTTCTAACACATATTCATAATATTCTTTATATTTCTTACCAATTTCTGTCAAATCTCTTTCTTTTGCAAGTTCATACGCATTTTTCACGATTTCATCTAAATTTTCCACTTCACCATTAACAACTTTTCTCAATTTTTCTATAAATCCTGTATTATTCTTAGCTTTAAAACAGTTAACTCCATCTTTTAGCCATTTATTATAAACAGGAATATCTCTGACAACTATTGGCAATTGAGCAGACAACGCTTCCAACACAACAATCCCTTCATTCTCCTCATATGTCATAAACAAAAAGGCTTTTGCAGCACTAAATGCTCCAATCAACATATCTTTCTCAACATATCCAGGAAAAATCATATTTTTAGGCGGATTTTCAATTATATGCTGAATTTTTTTCGGCAACATCGATTTTATACTCGACGAACCAAACCACATAAATTGATAATCTTTCCTTTTTTCTGCAAGTTTCATAAAATCTTGGATACCTTTTCTCTCAAACGGCAATCCTGCTGTAATCACCAACGGCTTATCAATCTTATATTCTTCCAAAAATTTATTTTTCAATTCTTCATTTTTACAAAA includes these proteins:
- a CDS encoding type I phosphomannose isomerase catalytic subunit, translating into MLYPMRFKKVFIEKVWGGRAFEEKLNMQLPKDKNIGESWEVSAHPNGMGIVENGPLAGKTLQEIYSEYKDKLVGEKPYQNYKDRFPLLIKYLDVNDRLSIQVHPSDEVALKKHNELGKSESWFIMEASDDATLIMGMKEGVTKEEFLRKTKENNFEGLFNEITVKKGDLIDIVPGMVHASLKGSVIFAEIQENSDITYRIYDFDRIQNGKKRELHLDDAAEVIDFNQKPIITHTNFVGNETRKTIIRKKYYSIDRIKVSGNFDDVCHESMIIYSILEGKGTISHKNENGEIISLEIQKGESLLVPVNIEVKLNGELEILRTIIE
- a CDS encoding MalY/PatB family protein, whose translation is MKYNFDEIIDRKNNHSVKYNELARFGFEHRKEPEDFIPLWIADMDFKTAQPIIDALEKKAQHGIFGYVYRPDEYFESFINWQKKRFGWEPRKELLSFSIGVVPTLGSLIKLFSKEGDTILIQPPVYSEFYDISTDNKRIILENKFKEKNGVFTVDLEDLEEKLKQHPKLFIFCNPHNPLGHVWSREELKAIGNLCIKYNVPVISDEIHADLTLWGNQHIPMASVSEEIRQNTITCTATGKAFNLAGLQSATIVFNNIENKTRFDRFWKDLEVHRNNPFNLVATIAAYTEGEDYLIQLIDYLEKNILFLNDFMKKNIPLIKPNVPQATYLVWLDCRELMEKYNLNQDELEKFIYQKAKIGLNSCRAFNHGSNGFMRINTACPRSVLERALKQLETACNELESK
- a CDS encoding glycosyltransferase family 4 protein codes for the protein MKVLLFSEGKNLFSKSGVGQALNHQKEALGANNVEFTLDEKDDYDLAHINTIGLKSFQVLRQAKKRGIPVIYHTHTTYEDFRGSVKFSNQIAPIIKFWTKILYNSADYLISPSEYTKNLIKTKYLRKDKEIRVISNGVDTKNFCKNEELKNKFLEEYKIDKPLVITAGLPFERKGIQDFMKLAEKRKDYQFMWFGSSSIKSMLPKKIQHIIENPPKNMIFPGYVEKDMLIGAFSAAKAFLFMTYEENEGIVVLEALSAQLPIVVRDIPVYNKWLKDGVNCFKAKNNTGFIEKLRKVVNGEVENLDEIVKNAYELAKERDLTEIGKKYKEYYEYVLENFGK